From one Bacteroidales bacterium genomic stretch:
- a CDS encoding formylglycine-generating enzyme family protein translates to MKKHIFYILLAIHTIVLQAQESKITEPGFRNNDLLALNSIKLTDNQIINLQFPLPFFTCLINDSLVSSADISFLSFDDSLSFSINTILKASLVRKKDHFGNPLYTLKIDNPEMDNSPDSVIRIENLVPLGQSRDHVHITADGSYDWPGYLCRSRLFIPGQGPVGIVLPDNAWHLGFSDVQISDDLWLVALARRTNTENADVRRWWTDLKPGGSVEYTIYLDVHTGDWHRGLTKMFRERFLYDLPAFDNTLFEREDLAWVRHSYLMLLYFAWDHNYYDQFFGGYQSFGEFWSYDQLVGGFDIYTIWPTWPRLGMDQRNQWDMYRDLPGGVAALREQAGFFHEKGRKFFISYNPWDESTRKEDHFKGMEELLGEIDADGVCLDTRGASSYELQATADKVKPGIVMYSEGMAVPADMPGIVSGRVHDALYMPPPLNMNKFIKPDFAIFRVLQLAEGPLHRETAVAFFNGYGVEINTMRPGRPEWIEEEMRYLGKTTKILRENTNAFLDMNWTPLIPSLKDSIWVNRWQDGDKTIFTVYSLIPEGYSGPLIPYNVPEGYHAFSLWNHTESQQMTMNDHEWLSVDLASFDRSSLNSRLEGNVECIAVLPELLRVSVVRDTLYVAANRGNKISIFAGYPSYESEYRVLPVGEHHIPLYSLFRRHEQVYVVKLFEDDHLIDERSVTTKLGYPRLISNPQKTVPFTACLEAMVTIPAGDFRFYTMRDPSTLEPFMVYPDYSDTITIRMNPFCMDRYPVTNGQFYQFIQQSGYVPADTSNYLRHWDHGKPAPGMLDHPVVYVSLEDAWAYADWAGKRLPTEMEWQYAAQGGDMRKYPWGNEMDSTLCNYRSNHTTPVSAFPQGASPFGVEDMVGNVWQLIDQVYDNGAYYFGLIRGGSHYYPTSSIWYVTGGPLPVDHPEVLLMVAPSLDRCATIGFRCVVDSP, encoded by the coding sequence ATGAAAAAACATATCTTTTATATCCTGTTAGCCATTCATACCATCGTTCTGCAGGCCCAGGAATCCAAAATCACTGAACCTGGCTTCAGGAATAATGATCTTTTAGCACTCAATTCAATTAAACTAACTGATAATCAAATAATTAACTTACAATTTCCCCTTCCTTTCTTCACCTGCCTCATCAACGATTCACTGGTCAGTTCGGCAGACATAAGCTTCCTGTCCTTTGACGATAGCCTGTCCTTTTCCATCAACACGATCCTCAAGGCTTCTCTTGTAAGGAAAAAAGATCACTTCGGCAATCCCCTTTATACATTAAAAATTGACAATCCTGAAATGGACAATTCCCCGGATTCGGTCATCCGCATCGAGAACCTTGTCCCGCTGGGCCAGTCCCGCGACCACGTTCACATCACGGCCGACGGCTCTTACGACTGGCCCGGATACCTGTGCCGGTCCAGGCTCTTCATCCCCGGGCAGGGTCCGGTGGGCATCGTGCTTCCCGACAATGCCTGGCACCTGGGATTCAGCGACGTGCAGATCAGTGATGACCTGTGGCTGGTGGCGCTGGCAAGGCGGACGAATACGGAGAATGCGGATGTCCGCCGGTGGTGGACCGACCTCAAACCGGGCGGCTCGGTGGAATACACCATTTACCTGGATGTGCATACCGGCGACTGGCACAGGGGATTGACGAAAATGTTCAGGGAACGCTTCCTGTATGACCTGCCGGCATTTGACAACACACTTTTTGAAAGGGAAGACCTTGCCTGGGTGCGTCACAGCTACCTGATGCTGCTTTATTTTGCGTGGGATCACAATTACTACGATCAGTTTTTTGGCGGTTATCAATCCTTTGGTGAGTTCTGGTCTTATGATCAGCTGGTGGGGGGATTTGACATCTATACCATCTGGCCTACCTGGCCCCGGCTGGGGATGGATCAGCGCAATCAGTGGGATATGTACCGCGACCTGCCCGGAGGTGTTGCAGCGCTGAGAGAACAGGCAGGCTTTTTCCATGAAAAGGGCAGGAAATTTTTTATTTCATATAATCCCTGGGATGAAAGCACCCGCAAGGAAGATCATTTCAAGGGAATGGAAGAACTGCTTGGTGAAATCGATGCGGACGGCGTTTGCCTCGACACACGGGGCGCATCCAGCTATGAGCTGCAGGCCACGGCCGATAAGGTGAAACCCGGCATTGTGATGTACAGCGAGGGTATGGCAGTGCCCGCGGATATGCCGGGGATCGTTTCCGGCCGCGTCCACGACGCCCTCTATATGCCTCCGCCGCTGAACATGAACAAGTTCATCAAACCCGATTTCGCCATCTTCCGGGTGCTTCAGCTTGCGGAAGGGCCGCTGCACCGCGAAACGGCCGTTGCCTTCTTCAACGGATACGGCGTGGAGATCAATACGATGCGACCGGGCCGGCCCGAATGGATCGAAGAGGAAATGCGCTACCTCGGAAAAACAACAAAGATCCTCCGGGAAAACACCAATGCGTTCCTGGATATGAACTGGACCCCGCTCATCCCTTCGCTGAAGGACAGTATCTGGGTGAACCGATGGCAGGATGGCGATAAGACGATCTTCACGGTCTACAGCCTCATCCCCGAGGGCTACTCCGGACCGTTGATCCCGTATAATGTGCCGGAGGGCTATCATGCCTTCAGCCTCTGGAACCACACTGAATCACAACAAATGACGATGAATGACCATGAATGGCTATCCGTTGACCTCGCCTCCTTCGATCGCTCCAGCCTCAACTCCCGCCTCGAAGGCAACGTGGAATGCATTGCGGTCCTGCCGGAGCTGCTTCGCGTATCCGTTGTCCGCGATACGTTGTATGTGGCAGCCAACCGGGGAAACAAGATTTCCATCTTCGCCGGATATCCTTCTTATGAATCGGAGTACCGCGTACTTCCCGTGGGAGAGCATCATATTCCTCTTTATTCGCTTTTTCGGAGGCACGAGCAGGTCTATGTCGTCAAGTTATTCGAAGATGACCACCTGATCGATGAACGATCGGTCACGACAAAGCTCGGATACCCGCGGCTGATATCGAATCCTCAGAAAACAGTGCCTTTTACGGCCTGCCTGGAAGCAATGGTCACAATCCCGGCTGGCGATTTCCGGTTCTACACCATGCGTGATCCCTCGACGCTCGAACCTTTCATGGTCTATCCGGATTACAGTGATACGATAACGATCCGGATGAATCCATTCTGCATGGACCGGTATCCAGTCACCAACGGACAGTTTTATCAGTTCATTCAGCAATCAGGCTATGTGCCTGCCGATACCAGTAATTACCTTCGTCACTGGGACCATGGGAAGCCTGCACCCGGCATGCTGGATCACCCGGTGGTCTATGTTTCCCTGGAAGACGCATGGGCGTATGCTGATTGGGCCGGCAAACGATTACCCACGGAAATGGAGTGGCAATATGCAGCCCAGGGGGGTGATATGCGCAAATATCCCTGGGGGAACGAGATGGATTCAACGTTATGCAATTACAGGTCCAACCACACCACCCCTGTCAGCGCGTTTCCGCAAGGCGCAAGTCCATTCGGCGTGGAAGACATGGTCGGGAATGTCTGGCAGCTGATCGATCAGGTGTACGACAACGGTGCGTACTATTTCGGCCTGATCCGCGGCGGCAGCCACTATTATCCCACTTCCAGCATCTGGTACGTCACCGGTGGTCCGCTGCCGGTGGATCACCCGGAGGTGCTGCTGATGGTGGCGCCGTCGCTGGACCGGTGCGCTACAATAGGCTTCCGGTGTGTTGTTGATTCACCCTGA
- a CDS encoding T9SS type A sorting domain-containing protein, which translates to MKHPIITLVLVISIALSSQAQSLLPEVIASAGDVFTGKSGSVSWTLGETIIETVSSETSLLTQGFHQSYLQVLKVDAPEDPLVDVTVYPNPVNDLLTIEITTVEKDPQISLELFDFTGQQIYEQTIRSQTLTEQLDVSRFSSSLFILRVVNLKSHRTESFKIHKINF; encoded by the coding sequence ATGAAACATCCAATCATTACACTTGTTTTGGTGATCAGCATTGCCCTGTCTTCGCAGGCCCAATCACTGCTCCCCGAAGTCATTGCCAGCGCCGGGGATGTTTTTACCGGTAAGAGCGGCTCGGTCAGCTGGACGCTTGGCGAGACCATCATCGAGACCGTGTCTTCAGAGACATCACTGTTAACCCAGGGATTCCACCAATCATACCTCCAGGTGCTGAAAGTTGATGCACCGGAAGATCCCCTGGTGGATGTTACGGTCTATCCCAATCCTGTGAACGACCTGCTGACCATTGAGATCACCACAGTGGAGAAAGATCCACAGATCAGTCTTGAGTTGTTCGATTTCACGGGACAGCAGATCTATGAGCAGACCATCCGGAGCCAAACCTTGACAGAGCAGCTGGATGTGAGCCGGTTCAGCTCCTCGCTGTTCATCCTTCGGGTGGTCAACCTGAAATCGCATCGTACGGAATCGTTTAAAATCCATAAGATCAACTTCTAA
- a CDS encoding trehalase family glycosidase: MKGMNPGLYLLLLFLAFLAACQQPPLPAGDYLRIQAEADDPLYATYTAAMERSRLYGDKGYKMDYYSNCYPLNYSSDQAGRMFALFKVDQVVVRNIGEYHRKPVVHYSFPDMVILEYQPFEGIQVTETFMVHSSRCALADMQITNLSAVPHQVAIYPIIELANDSLQILEFDEAANGYQLYHYESPKRLISNLRVSYGYPTHLRDLFVVNDPVYSYGGYSGSVDDFYNSIKTDFYSDDRPDTLNRLRNGYTDFVALHAKLQLEPGVTRQIRYVRGIQGQQENTADLRAEVDSLKQMDLDPFFQKNTELFALIPGIGFKDEADKLVYLSAFNLARGCMYPPAGETSYNSYAFSREPLWGWGHGHQVLHESLSMLAYVYLDPASAEGSQRVYMEQQREDGLIAYRHGPRGRQDYPHYSTIWQDTMSTTSAPFFSWINWEVYQVSKNRQFLEDAYESGVKYVNWLIQNRDFDHDSLFEWGPYGIIENVRDWYNAVFQVSAERYLDVDKEDISDELECLDLSLMVVKEMRCLGEMASELNERREERGEWREEREGKGEGEGKGEGDEQGYTIKEQKAKSKEQNEADWSLESELWKLYADRISAKINDVMWDEESQFFYSVNRVDHSFFFMDRNLRRQEIIGFLPLWAEAVSEERAALLVKTLTDTTRFWRKYGVPTLSAADEWYSPYVDYCCKWNGPVWLLWDYMVCDGLKNYGYDDLASELAEKMLLAVKTQLSKNHNFWESYSPDNDVLNCPSNYIWDAIIAKVLVDAFLE, from the coding sequence ATGAAAGGAATGAATCCCGGCCTGTACCTGCTGCTTCTTTTTCTTGCCTTCCTGGCCGCCTGTCAACAGCCTCCTCTGCCCGCCGGCGATTACCTACGCATCCAGGCTGAGGCGGATGATCCGCTGTATGCAACCTACACGGCAGCCATGGAACGGTCAAGACTATACGGGGATAAAGGATACAAAATGGATTATTATTCTAACTGTTACCCTTTGAATTACTCATCCGACCAGGCAGGCCGGATGTTTGCACTGTTCAAGGTTGATCAGGTGGTGGTCAGGAACATCGGTGAGTACCACCGGAAACCTGTGGTCCACTATTCCTTTCCGGATATGGTTATCCTTGAATATCAACCCTTTGAAGGCATACAGGTGACGGAAACGTTCATGGTTCACAGTTCACGCTGCGCACTGGCCGACATGCAGATCACGAACCTGTCGGCGGTTCCCCACCAGGTGGCGATCTACCCCATCATCGAACTGGCGAACGACTCGCTGCAAATACTGGAATTCGATGAAGCAGCCAACGGTTATCAACTCTATCACTATGAGAGCCCGAAACGACTGATCAGCAACCTTCGCGTGAGCTATGGTTATCCCACCCACTTGCGCGACCTTTTTGTGGTAAATGATCCCGTTTATTCCTATGGCGGATATTCAGGTTCCGTGGATGATTTTTACAACTCCATTAAAACGGATTTCTATTCAGACGACCGGCCCGATACGCTGAACCGGCTAAGGAATGGTTATACCGATTTTGTTGCCCTGCATGCAAAATTACAGCTTGAACCTGGTGTTACAAGGCAAATTAGGTATGTCAGGGGAATACAGGGCCAGCAGGAAAATACGGCTGACCTGAGAGCGGAGGTGGATTCGCTGAAGCAAATGGATCTTGATCCGTTTTTTCAGAAGAACACTGAACTTTTCGCCCTGATCCCGGGGATCGGTTTTAAGGATGAGGCGGATAAGCTGGTTTATCTCAGTGCATTCAATCTTGCACGGGGATGCATGTACCCGCCGGCCGGGGAAACATCGTACAACTCCTACGCATTTTCACGCGAGCCGCTCTGGGGTTGGGGCCACGGGCACCAGGTGCTGCACGAATCCCTGAGCATGCTGGCCTACGTCTACCTGGATCCGGCCTCGGCGGAAGGATCGCAACGTGTCTATATGGAACAGCAGCGCGAGGACGGCCTCATCGCCTATCGGCACGGTCCGCGCGGTCGGCAGGATTATCCGCATTACAGCACCATCTGGCAGGATACGATGTCAACCACCTCTGCCCCGTTCTTTTCCTGGATCAACTGGGAGGTGTACCAGGTCAGCAAAAACAGGCAATTCCTGGAAGACGCATACGAAAGCGGCGTAAAGTACGTCAACTGGCTGATCCAGAACCGTGATTTCGACCACGACAGCCTTTTTGAATGGGGACCCTACGGGATCATCGAGAACGTGCGCGACTGGTACAACGCCGTATTCCAGGTGTCGGCCGAACGGTACCTGGATGTGGATAAAGAAGATATTTCGGATGAGCTGGAATGCCTGGACCTGAGCTTGATGGTGGTGAAGGAGATGCGGTGTTTGGGCGAGATGGCCTCGGAACTTAATGAGAGGAGAGAGGAGAGAGGAGAATGGAGAGAGGAGAGAGAGGGGAAGGGTGAGGGGGAGGGGAAGGGTGAGGGGGATGAGCAAGGATACACTATCAAAGAGCAAAAAGCAAAGAGCAAAGAGCAAAATGAAGCGGATTGGAGTCTGGAGTCGGAGTTATGGAAATTATATGCAGATAGAATAAGTGCTAAGATAAATGATGTGATGTGGGATGAAGAAAGTCAGTTTTTTTACAGCGTGAATCGCGTGGATCATTCGTTCTTTTTTATGGACCGGAATCTGAGGCGGCAGGAGATCATCGGATTCCTGCCGTTGTGGGCAGAGGCAGTCTCAGAGGAAAGAGCCGCTTTGCTTGTGAAGACCCTGACCGATACCACAAGATTCTGGCGTAAATACGGTGTCCCCACCCTGTCGGCAGCGGATGAATGGTATAGTCCGTACGTGGATTACTGCTGCAAATGGAACGGGCCCGTGTGGCTGTTGTGGGACTATATGGTCTGCGACGGGCTGAAGAATTACGGGTATGACGATCTGGCAAGTGAACTGGCGGAGAAGATGCTCCTGGCGGTCAAGACACAGTTATCCAAAAACCACAACTTCTGGGAATCGTACAGCCCCGATAATGACGTGCTGAACTGCCCGTCGAATTACATCTGGGATGCAATAATAGCGAAGGTGCTCGTTGATGCTTTTCTTGAATAA
- a CDS encoding radical SAM protein has protein sequence MIRLIRLNSWHSFNPEPLEPFPELKQCRICPRNCGADRYSLKLGYCNADASYAISSICIHRGEEPAISGDRGICNIFFGHCNLRCVYCQNYQISDRHAFIPGYGDDIEPVIRDITRILDRGIVNVGFVSPSHFLPHTKAIIAELKARDHHPIFVYNTNSYDKVEELRKLEGLIDVYLPDFKYADAKLAEAYSGAKDYPSVALQSLVEMYRQVGSTLIPGIAGVAERGMIIRHLVLPGHVQNSLEVLEQIAEHLSPNVHISLMSQYYPTPRVWDHSQLGRTVSLKEYAQVVQRMESLGMHRGWIQELSSTHSFRPDFNATDPFRDSNT, from the coding sequence GTGATTCGGTTAATTCGTTTAAATTCGTGGCATTCGTTCAATCCTGAACCGTTGGAACCTTTCCCCGAACTGAAACAATGCCGCATATGCCCGCGCAACTGCGGTGCTGACCGCTACTCATTGAAGCTGGGTTACTGCAACGCAGATGCGTCGTACGCGATCAGCTCCATCTGCATTCACAGGGGCGAAGAACCGGCGATTTCGGGGGACAGGGGGATCTGTAACATTTTTTTCGGGCACTGCAACCTGCGGTGCGTCTACTGCCAGAACTACCAGATCAGCGACAGGCACGCTTTTATTCCGGGTTATGGTGACGACATCGAGCCGGTGATCAGGGACATTACCCGGATCCTCGACCGGGGGATCGTCAATGTGGGATTTGTTTCACCCAGCCATTTTCTGCCGCATACCAAAGCCATCATTGCAGAACTAAAAGCGCGGGACCACCATCCCATATTCGTTTACAACACCAATTCCTACGACAAGGTGGAAGAGCTCCGTAAGCTGGAAGGACTCATTGATGTATACCTTCCGGATTTTAAGTATGCCGATGCAAAACTGGCCGAAGCCTACTCGGGTGCGAAAGATTATCCTTCCGTTGCACTGCAAAGTCTGGTTGAAATGTACCGGCAGGTGGGATCCACGCTGATCCCCGGAATTGCCGGTGTGGCGGAGCGTGGCATGATCATCCGTCATCTGGTGTTGCCCGGCCACGTTCAGAACAGCCTGGAGGTTCTGGAGCAGATCGCAGAGCATCTCTCGCCCAATGTCCACATCTCGCTTATGTCGCAGTATTACCCTACTCCGAGGGTTTGGGATCATTCCCAGCTTGGCCGCACGGTGAGTTTAAAGGAATATGCGCAGGTCGTTCAGCGAATGGAATCGCTGGGGATGCACAGGGGGTGGATCCAGGAGCTTTCCAGCACGCATTCGTTCAGGCCGGATTTCAATGCCACGGATCCTTTCCGGGATTCAAACACTTAA
- a CDS encoding HD domain-containing protein: MAPEDLIRKYYPEGSLSFDYLFIHSQKVTEAALSIAAHNPSLHPDTERVRWSAMLHDIGIFMTQAPEIGCTGPFPYIAHGYLGRELLEKEGLYEIAPVCERHIGVGISLNDIVVNNMPLPHREMVPVTIEEKIVCYADKFYSKSDRYLTTPRPIEHIRKKIKKYGEDKIGIFEEFVGLFGVIYLYE, translated from the coding sequence ATGGCACCTGAAGATCTCATTCGCAAATACTACCCTGAAGGATCCCTCTCCTTTGATTATCTGTTCATTCACAGTCAAAAAGTGACGGAAGCCGCGCTCAGCATTGCTGCGCACAATCCGTCGCTGCACCCCGACACCGAACGCGTCCGATGGTCAGCCATGCTGCACGACATCGGCATCTTCATGACCCAGGCGCCTGAGATCGGATGCACCGGCCCTTTTCCCTACATCGCCCACGGCTACCTGGGCCGGGAGCTGCTGGAAAAAGAAGGGTTGTACGAGATCGCACCGGTATGTGAGCGGCACATCGGGGTTGGTATCTCCCTGAACGACATCGTGGTCAACAATATGCCGCTTCCCCACCGCGAAATGGTCCCGGTGACGATCGAAGAAAAAATTGTATGCTACGCGGATAAATTCTATTCCAAAAGCGATAGGTACCTGACCACGCCAAGACCGATCGAGCACATTCGGAAAAAGATCAAAAAGTACGGAGAGGATAAGATCGGGATCTTTGAGGAATTTGTCGGGTTATTCGGGGTCATCTATCTTTATGAATGA
- a CDS encoding endonuclease/exonuclease/phosphatase family protein: MRIVPALVFLCCMPFVQLAQDDPIRGSVLTVMTYNIRLNTPDDGTNAWKFRRPAVVALINDHQPDIFGVQEALHDQMKDMRKSLRDYSWFGVARDDGKTKGEYSAVFYKQKRFKRLDGSTFWLSETPDSQGSRSWDAACVRIVTWVTLMDRCTGKTLFFFNTHFDHMGAVARLESSKLLLSRIREIAGDSQVILTGDFNLKESEEPYRILTDEFREYHLTDTRHRTATAEGPDHTYMGFDFVGEPGDIIDYIFIRNFNEVLSHRIIIDNTSGIYPSDHLPVMAKILFY, translated from the coding sequence ATGAGGATAGTTCCTGCACTGGTATTTCTTTGCTGCATGCCTTTTGTGCAACTGGCCCAGGATGATCCCATCAGGGGATCTGTCCTGACGGTCATGACCTACAACATCCGCCTCAACACCCCCGATGATGGCACCAATGCCTGGAAATTCCGCAGACCCGCGGTCGTAGCACTCATCAACGACCATCAGCCAGACATCTTTGGCGTACAGGAAGCCTTGCACGATCAGATGAAGGATATGCGAAAAAGCCTGCGGGATTATTCCTGGTTCGGAGTGGCACGGGATGATGGCAAAACCAAAGGGGAATATTCTGCAGTTTTTTATAAGCAAAAAAGATTCAAACGATTGGATGGCAGCACCTTCTGGCTGAGCGAAACGCCTGACAGTCAGGGCTCCAGGAGCTGGGACGCCGCCTGTGTGCGCATTGTCACGTGGGTAACGTTAATGGACCGGTGCACCGGCAAAACCCTGTTCTTTTTCAACACCCATTTTGATCATATGGGGGCAGTTGCCCGGTTGGAAAGTTCAAAGCTGTTATTATCCAGGATCCGGGAAATTGCCGGCGACAGTCAGGTGATTTTAACGGGTGACTTTAACCTGAAAGAGTCTGAAGAACCTTACAGGATCCTGACCGACGAATTCAGGGAGTATCATCTGACCGATACGCGACACAGAACCGCAACTGCGGAAGGTCCGGATCACACGTATATGGGATTTGACTTCGTGGGCGAGCCCGGCGATATCATTGACTATATTTTTATCCGAAATTTCAATGAGGTCCTTTCCCACCGGATCATCATCGACAACACCAGCGGCATCTACCCATCCGATCATTTGCCGGTAATGGCAAAAATACTATTCTATTGA
- a CDS encoding FISUMP domain-containing protein: protein MKRLFLLIGMWSVMTLVTAQAPQAFNYQAVIRDKAGQVLSNQNINLQVSILQSAVDGPEVYREIHSVTTSELGLVNIEIGKGKNPMGTLSTIDWGSESHFLKLEMDMEGGSNFELMGVSQLLSVPYALYAEKSGNGEREADLDWEVIGNDVVTGHGGSYPIGNVGIGNNAPGSLLYVAKNMGEPTITIRNLGGGGGATYSMIDDLSGANWKFKATAFGGFKIRDQANAMDVFTIETNSAVNMIYIKTGGNIGIGKNAPVEKLDVSGRVRSDQGFNVDGDNGLNDTLNQVTAFDFTNDKLKYRTLIFSGGILIYNSVESGWVDTVGDYIVPVLPFTCGGTLYDIRDGQSYATVLIGSQCWMAENLNVGTKINSTQNGYQQQDNGTIEKYCYNNDEANCNIYGGMYEWPEAMQYVTTEGAQGICPDGWHIATDNEWKILEGTVDSQYPVGDPEWDGTGWRGLDAGGNLKESGTSHWNSPNTGATNSSGFTGLPGGYRTSNNGSFDSLGYSGNFWSSSQTSTDYAWYRYLNYPNANVNRSNYSKESGFSVRCLKDSP, encoded by the coding sequence ATGAAACGATTATTCCTACTCATCGGAATGTGGTCAGTAATGACCCTTGTTACAGCCCAGGCACCGCAGGCCTTCAATTATCAGGCAGTGATCAGGGACAAGGCAGGTCAGGTTTTATCTAACCAGAACATCAACCTGCAGGTCAGTATCCTGCAGTCGGCAGTAGATGGGCCGGAGGTTTACCGGGAAATCCATTCCGTTACTACTAGTGAACTGGGATTGGTCAACATCGAAATTGGTAAGGGTAAAAATCCCATGGGTACACTTTCAACTATCGATTGGGGCTCGGAGAGTCATTTTTTGAAACTGGAGATGGATATGGAAGGGGGAAGCAATTTTGAGCTGATGGGTGTATCGCAACTACTGTCCGTTCCGTATGCCCTGTATGCCGAGAAATCGGGAAATGGCGAGCGGGAGGCAGATCTGGACTGGGAGGTGATTGGCAATGATGTCGTCACAGGTCACGGAGGCAGCTATCCTATCGGTAATGTCGGCATCGGGAACAATGCACCAGGATCTCTGCTTTACGTTGCTAAGAACATGGGTGAACCCACCATCACCATCCGCAACCTGGGAGGTGGTGGAGGTGCCACCTATTCCATGATAGATGATTTGAGCGGTGCGAACTGGAAGTTCAAGGCGACGGCGTTCGGAGGCTTCAAGATCCGCGACCAGGCCAACGCGATGGATGTGTTTACCATTGAGACGAACAGCGCGGTGAATATGATCTACATCAAGACAGGCGGCAACATTGGGATTGGTAAGAACGCTCCGGTTGAGAAACTGGATGTGTCCGGCAGGGTGCGGTCCGATCAGGGATTCAATGTTGATGGTGATAATGGCCTGAACGATACCCTGAACCAGGTGACCGCTTTTGATTTCACGAATGACAAGCTGAAGTACCGGACGCTGATCTTTTCGGGTGGCATTCTGATCTATAACAGTGTCGAATCCGGGTGGGTGGATACTGTCGGAGATTACATAGTACCGGTGTTGCCATTCACTTGCGGAGGAACGTTATACGATATCCGTGACGGGCAATCGTATGCCACGGTATTGATAGGTTCCCAGTGCTGGATGGCGGAGAACCTGAATGTAGGCACCAAGATCAACAGCACCCAGAACGGATATCAGCAACAGGACAATGGAACTATTGAGAAGTACTGTTACAATAATGATGAAGCTAATTGTAACATCTATGGTGGGATGTATGAATGGCCGGAAGCCATGCAGTATGTTACGACAGAAGGTGCTCAAGGGATTTGTCCGGATGGCTGGCATATTGCGACTGACAATGAGTGGAAAATTCTGGAAGGCACAGTTGACAGCCAGTATCCGGTAGGAGACCCGGAATGGGATGGCACAGGGTGGAGAGGGCTGGATGCGGGAGGCAATTTAAAGGAATCAGGGACATCACATTGGAATTCACCGAACACAGGGGCCACCAATTCCAGCGGTTTCACAGGTCTTCCGGGGGGCTACCGCACCAGCAACAATGGAAGCTTCGACAGCCTTGGCTACAGCGGTAACTTCTGGTCTTCCTCGCAGACCAGTACAGACTACGCGTGGTACAGGTACCTGAACTATCCCAACGCCAACGTGAACCGGAGCAACTACAGCAAGGAAAGCGGGTTTTCGGTCCGCTGTCTCAAGGACAGCCCCTGA
- a CDS encoding DUF6340 family protein — translation MIVRKKLKYLKINIIGLTLLVLSGCTTLRLVEIEELVPADITLPSSVKVLGLINPNFPDDVDTALSSHVAEYLRESNLTSTEITESVLKGFRDVMAYSPRFRYVDIHSDLEIPSDTTDYMGLSLWEQIRKVSHDSVVDALVTIRVMDFVDNVYVAIHEDIDLELEGTIEVTNTCKVLDPVEMKVIDNHTYTLTGYGYSESDYLDILFNMRSSRRRAALDACFWSGQEYAFRITPVWETTTRRYYTWPGDVSKRAKEFVSKDDWLSAARIWKSETTSSKRSAAAMACFNMALACEIEDNLEMSLYWVKQSDSLQPYRIATQDYIQLLEDRLKERATLDQQITIE, via the coding sequence ATGATTGTTCGAAAAAAACTCAAATACCTAAAAATAAACATCATAGGATTAACGCTCCTGGTCCTCTCCGGTTGCACCACCCTGCGCCTGGTGGAGATCGAAGAACTGGTGCCGGCTGATATCACGCTGCCATCCTCTGTAAAGGTACTTGGGCTCATTAATCCGAACTTTCCGGATGATGTGGATACTGCCCTGAGCTCCCACGTGGCAGAATACCTCCGGGAATCGAATCTGACCTCCACGGAGATCACAGAATCTGTGCTGAAAGGATTCAGGGATGTGATGGCTTATTCACCCCGCTTCCGCTATGTGGACATCCACAGTGATCTGGAGATACCGTCCGACACCACAGATTATATGGGTTTATCCTTATGGGAGCAGATCAGAAAGGTAAGCCACGACAGCGTGGTGGATGCCCTGGTGACGATCAGGGTGATGGATTTTGTCGACAACGTCTATGTAGCCATCCATGAGGATATTGATCTTGAGCTGGAGGGAACCATTGAAGTGACCAACACGTGCAAAGTGCTGGATCCGGTTGAAATGAAAGTTATTGATAACCATACATATACACTCACAGGCTATGGTTACTCGGAAAGTGATTACCTGGATATATTGTTCAACATGCGCTCCAGCAGAAGGCGGGCAGCCCTGGATGCCTGTTTCTGGAGCGGGCAGGAATATGCTTTCCGGATCACCCCCGTCTGGGAAACCACCACACGGAGATATTATACCTGGCCAGGGGATGTTTCCAAACGCGCGAAGGAATTTGTCAGTAAGGACGATTGGCTCTCCGCCGCACGGATATGGAAATCAGAGACTACCAGTTCCAAACGGTCGGCAGCTGCCATGGCCTGTTTTAACATGGCACTGGCCTGCGAGATAGAGGATAACCTTGAAATGTCGCTCTATTGGGTAAAGCAGTCCGACTCGCTTCAGCCGTACCGGATTGCCACACAGGATTATATCCAGCTGTTGGAGGACAGGTTAAAAGAGAGAGCCACACTTGATCAGCAAATAACGATCGAATGA